GAACGAACGACGAACGGTGACGACCGCGCGACGGTTCGGGAGGGCGGACCGCGCGTGGTCCACTCGTCGGCGGCCGACCGGGAGGAGGGGGCGGACCTGAGCATCGCCGTGGTCGAAGCGATCGCCGAGGCGAAGGGGGTCGAACCGACGGAGATGGGGTCGACGCTGTACGACGCCGTCGACCCGGACGCGCTCGACCGGCTGTTCCCCGGTCAGGAGTCCGACGGCGTCACCGGGCGCGTCGTGTTCGAACTCGGCGCCCACGAGGTCACGGTGCAGTCCAACGGCGACGTACTGGTCCGACAGACCGACCCGCGCTAGTTCTCTCCCGACCCGTCACCGAGCCGAACCAGCGGATGTCCGACGGCGTCGCCGTCGAACTGGCGGCGCCCGTCGAGGACGACCACGTCGTCGAACGCTTTCCAGGGGATCGACTCGAACGCCTCGTGCGCCGTCGTGACCACGGCCAGGTCCAGCTCGCGGGCCTCGATGTCGTCCAGCGAGACGCGCTCGACACCCGCCGGCGGCGAGTCCGTGGTGACGGGGTCGAC
The window above is part of the Halosimplex rubrum genome. Proteins encoded here:
- a CDS encoding HalOD1 output domain-containing protein; this encodes MAERTTNGDDRATVREGGPRVVHSSAADREEGADLSIAVVEAIAEAKGVEPTEMGSTLYDAVDPDALDRLFPGQESDGVTGRVVFELGAHEVTVQSNGDVLVRQTDPR